The Molothrus ater isolate BHLD 08-10-18 breed brown headed cowbird chromosome 1, BPBGC_Mater_1.1, whole genome shotgun sequence genome includes a window with the following:
- the NAPG gene encoding gamma-soluble NSF attachment protein has product MAAQKINEALEHIAKAEKYLKTGFLKWKPDYDSAATEYGKAAVAFKNAKQFDQAREACLREAEAHENNKALFHAAKAYEQAGMMLKEMQRLPEAVQLIEKASMMYLENGTPDTAAIALERAGKLIENVSPEKAVQLYQQAASGNEERLRQALEMLGKASRLLVRGRRLDEAALSLQKEKSIYKEIENYPTCYKKTIAQVLVHLHRNDYVAAERCVRESYSIPGFNGSEDCAALEQLLEGYDQQDQDQVSEVCNSPLFKYMDNDYAKLGLTLVVPGGGMKKKSPNAAQDKARGPAAVGSHADEEEDEYSGGLC; this is encoded by the exons ATGGCGGCGCAGAAGATTAACGAGGCGCTGGAGCACATCGCGAAAGCGGAGAAATA CCTAAAAACTGGATTCTTAAAGTGGAAACCAGATTATGACAGTGCAGCTACTGAATATGGGAAGGCAG CTGTTGCTTTTAAGAATGCCAAGCAGTTTGACCAGGCAAGGGAAGCCTGTTTACGGGAAGCTGAGGCACATGAAAACAATAAAGC TCTCTTTCATGCTGCCAA agcttATGAACAAGCTGGCATGATGCTAAAG GAGATGCAGAGGCTTCCTGAAGCAGTTCAGCTGATCGAGAAAGCCAGTATGATGTACCTGGAGAATGGGACACCAGACACAGCAGCCATTGCACTGGAACGGGCTGGAAA GTTAATAGAAAAtgtgagtccagagaaggctGTGCAGCTCTATCAGCAAGCAGCATCAGGT aATGAAGAACGTTTACGGCAGGCGTTAGAAATGCTAGGGAAGGCATCAAGACTTCTGGTCAGAGGACGCAG atTAGATGAGGCTGCACTGTctcttcaaaaggaaaaaagtatttataaGGAAATTGAAAACTACCCCACTTGCTATAAG aaaacTATTGCTCAAGTCTTAGTTCATCTTCATAGAAATGATTATGTTGCTGCAGAAAGATGTGTGAGGGAAAGCTACAG TATACCAGGATTTAATGGAAGTGAAGACTGTGCAGCACTGGAGCAACTTTTAGAAGGGTATGATCAGCAAGATCAGGATCAAGTTTCTGAAGTTTGTAATTCTCCACTTTTCAAATACATGGATAATGAT TATGCCAAGCTTGGTCTTACCTTGGTGGTGCCAGGAGGTGGAATGAAGAAGAAATCGCCAAACGCTGCCCAAGACAAAGCCAGAGGACCAGCTGCAGTGGGCTCTCATGCtgatgaggaagaggatgaaTATTCTGGTGGACTATGCTAG